AGATGACTAATTCAGCATATACCACTACCTCaatcaaatacaatttctttcccttgctcaagataccaaacaaaataattacttaccaatagttaattaactaattggttaatttttattttttttactcttgtgttatcaggtaaaataaataattgtgcaaaatttcagattgggtgtggaagaaataacatgttaaaactttttaccagacagatagagtgagttgatataagctttgtaaaaaaggatTCTGTTGAAAGGAAACAACATATACACAATTTTCAGTGTAGTGAAGTATGGGTATCCACTCGCACACGCACATTATTACATAGAAGTTCACTGGCCTTTTCAATCTTCATTTATATATGactcatgttgttgtttttaaaacctacCATAGGCCCAGGCTCAGATAGTACAGCTCCAGGCCCACATCCAGGACCAGGTGACTCAAAGTGAAAGCAACCTTGCTGCTCAATATCAGGCCCTGATGCAGCAACAACAGGTTTGTTAGGACTTGTAGTTACACTTGATCCTAATTATGGAGTCAGTGTTGGAGGGCGGGTCACTTTAACCTTTCCCCTTATTACTATAGATTAAAACTTATGCATTCATAATGAACAAGGGCATTCATAATGAATTCAGTTGAACACAGTTTGTCTccctttgtttcatttttatggACAGCTATTTCACATTTTAACACTTTTTATGGACAAAGTCGTTTATTTGAATGAGACAGTTTTAACATCAATTTTATAACCATTAAATTATCACATAAGGGAAttaatattttcaattttaGATGGTAAACAGAGGCTCTAGAAGAACAATTTTGTGAAATAAATTCTTTGATGTTTTGGTTAGGAATGTGCAATGTCTAGGCAAACATTTTATGAAGatgtattaaaaagaaaaatgaagcgTGGTTGTTGagtgtaaagcgcttggcttctgaactgggatttttacttttgggatctttagggtacCTCTGAGGGGGgaggtttaaaagaaatataaattgtattaattttttttagcataagtATCTTTGgtaggactttttttttgttccaactTTACTTTAATCTACAAGTCAGCATGTAACAGAATGGAATTGTTTATACTTTTACCTGCCAATGTTGTTTCAGAACCAGATCCAAGAAACTATAGTGCAGAACCTAGATGACAAATTGAACTCGCTGCTGTCGGAGTGTGATGTCACCATGCTGGAGTGTAATGAAGTGGTGCAGCCCATTATAGAGTCCTGCACCAAGGATGCAATACTGGTCAGTTGAAGTAGTTGGCAGGGAGTCAAATGTCAGTTGTCAACAGTTTGGAATTCAAATGTCTGTTGAAGTAGTTAACATTTAGGAGGTCCAATGTCAGTTGAAGTCAACAGTTTGGAGGTCAAATATCAGTTGAAGTAGTTAACAGGTGGTCAAATGACAGTTAAAGTGGTCAATAGATCAAGTTTAGTTCACTTTGTCCAACCTACTGGTCATAAGGTGGCTAACtgagaaacaaaaatgtgttcTCCATGCTCTCTTCCATTTGTGTGAACTAGGTTATAATTCTAAGAACTTGAACAGGAATTTCAAATTGGCATCCAGACTTTAAATTGTTCATCCACCAGAACCCTTAAAGTGAAAGTGCCTCCCTCTCATGTCCCTGTCACTCATTCACCCCTTGATTAGTTGTGTTCATCTCACTTAAACCCAGTTTATGCCCTTtgtaagtaattttaaaaaaggcaagttcccctttcagaccttgtggtctatagggcagatgatataaaggtcatctgtttctgtagcctatggttaacaagggtgtcatgtggccagcacaacgaccatacacctttacttttccccaactaatgtcaggtacccaatagagctgggtggactcagaggcgcctgaagatcccgaaattaaatatccgagtcttcaccaggattcgaaccccaaaccctggttctgaagccaagcgctttaccactctgccTCCGTGCTTTTGTAGGTAATAGAGCAGCTAATtggttttattattacatttttatgctGATTCCTttagtcaatttttttattattatttttttttaaactaatacattatttatgcTTTAAAGTGCTTTTAGAGTTACACTTATGGCTTCTGTTTGGTAAATAAACTACATAACAACCCCAACATTTTTACTGGGAGTAACAGACAATATTCATTTCCATAAGTCCACTTAACATAatatattacaataataataactccCTCTCCCAAGGGGAATAAGTCTTAACTAGTGACTAACCTACACTTGTATTTGTTAACAGCCTCTTAGATTCATTCCTTTATTGCCTTgttctttccttttttatttatttaagtttttgttCTAAGGTGTTCATTTCTAAAAGTTCAATTCTCTTAGTTCAGATTTTTAATTTATGCTTGAACTTGTGTTCTTTATTAAACATGgaaatgtgaagaaaaaaaaaacaacaacactaaaatATGATACTGTAATTATCCACAAggaaagaatgtgctgaactgTACATTCCAAAGCATAATTTTGTACAACCTTTCTGTCATAGCTAGGTCTTTGGCTGCTCTTTGTTTCAGGAGCTTCACTTTTGATGTTCAACCCATCATGTGTTTCAAAGATTTCTTTGCATTCATTTTTCTAagatattagtattattatatacattaatatcactagaaggggggggggggaggaggaaggagctgttttgttgagacattTCAGGAAGGCCATCAAACTAGGAGTCTTGaaagtttttgtttgatttttttaaaattctcaacaGTTTGTGCCACCCCCTTCCAGAACTCTCTCCTCATTTATAGGTGTTTTTCAGGAAAGCCTTAATCACCTTGACCTTTGCTGCACTTTCAACCAAAAATTTCAAGCTAGTCATTGCTGTCTTACCTGTTGCCTCCCCTTTCTGTGTCTCCACCATTGCATCCTTGTGTCAGTGTAAATCTCATCAGGGCCTTGACTTGAAGCTGTTTGTtaccactccccccccctttctttatGTAGTAAATGTAGCTCTTCCTTGTCTTCTTTCTTCCTCCTTTCagtgcaccccccccccacttagtGAATTAATTGGTTTACCTGTGTGTTGAACAACTGGGACCAAGCAGCCCCAGtgtcttatgtaaatattattgcCTGCCCCTCCTGTCTCCCACATAACCCTTTCTCTAGTGGAAGACTTCTGAAAACCTTTTGTTGAGCAGTGTAAATGAATATTAGAATTCTTTCCTATTTATTCAACTTgtgataaacctttttttttctaattgtcAGAAATATTAAGTCAGAATCTCATGCATTGGTTTGCTATACTACAAGATGTTTtgtttgaagaattaatttctaTAAACTCTTTAAAGTCTTGCCAGTgctcagaataaaaaaaaagttagctaTTCATTTTGACTgatcttgttaaaaaaaataaatgaacaaatGATTGTAAGCTACACATTCTGATTAGCCTTGGACTTTTGAGGGTTTATACTAGAGATTGCATGCAGAGTCATAAGTAAtcaacaataataacaacaaaaaacaataaaatacagtTTTTAGACACCCATACACAAACATGTGGTAATGGGAATAGAGCtttgaatttaattttataaggtaatatttttttttacatattacaGGCACCAGTGTTAGAATACAAAAGGATAGAGTTCTCTGACACTTACGAGCAGATTGGTCATAAGTGGTTGGAAATTTTCTGTTCTGCATTTCTTATCCTCATTCTTAAAAACTTGTCATGGGCTTGCCTGATTGACATTCATTACTATGGGAAACCTGCAATCTAGTTTGCTTAGCATTATTAAGGTCCATAAAGGAACTTATAGTAAATTGATACTGCTCTTGAAAATAATAATCTTGGAAAATAATTGATTGAAGTTCatggttttgatttctttttccTCAGGCTGGTAAGAATTGGATCATGCAGAGAACAACCTCGGAAAAGTTCTGTCATGCCATTGCCCAGTACTTCTTAAAAAGGTAAGGCTTTCTATGCAGACATTATCTTTTATaaccaacttaattttttttttaaatttcagctACATTAAACTATATTAGCTCCTTGAAGTgagttaaataaaacaataaattaacCTCTAAGTGGATTTGTTTCTAGTTTGAACACATATGTTAAAATGAATCAGAATATAATGTTTTCGAATATTAAAATCAATAGTACTTTATGAAAACCAAAATCACTGGAGAAAAAAATAGTGACGAATAAATGCCGTCTGATTTCTCTCTCATGTTGTTCCTCTGATTATGTCCCCTGATTCATGAAAGCATTCACACCGCTGCTCAGTTGAACCAAAGGAAGTCTACATAAAGGGGTGCAACTGAAGCAGGAAACTTTCCACATTCCCAGCTCTTTAGTCATTTTGGTCCTTTGTTTTCTGTTTGTGTAACATTTTGAGAATGTGTGCACGATATTTTTATAGTGTGTGACGAAATTGTCACTCTGTTTCATGCTAGCACTATGAAATCTACTATATTGTATTTACAGCAACTTGCAGTGTGTTGCTAAGTTTTGATTAAACTTTTGTGTCTTTTAACAGAATCACAGCCAAAGAGGCACCATTTCAGCTGAGACTCCATCTTATTTATTTGATCAATGATGTTATGCACCACTGGTAAGTTTTCttacaaacacaaaatgttttgtttcctacTCTCTTCAATCTTGTTACTCATGTTATGTATGGATCATGTTATAGATCTTGTTAGACATAGATCATGTCATATATTGTTTTTTGAAAATCTCACTGCACATAAATCTAGTTATATTATGTTGTGCACAGATCTAGTTAAATTATGTTGTGCACAGATCTAGTTAAATTATGTCATGCACAGATCTAGTTAAATTATGTTCTGCACAGATCTAGTTAAATTATGTTGTGCACAGATCTAGTTAAATTATGTTGTGCACAGATCTAGTTAAATTATGTTGTgcacagatctaattaaattatgtTATGCACAGATGATATTGTTTCATTGTGCTTTTATCAATCCCATTATGTTTTGATTGGCATAGATGATTTAACTTTTagtcttacaaaaaaaacaagcaactatttattttgtataattattttttgggTTTCTAGTGTACGTCGTAGCGTTGAGAATCTCCGCCTTGCATTAGAGACTGTGGTGGTGCCTGTGTTCTGTACATCAAGTCTGAGTGCTGATGAGGACAAAATACAGAAACTGAATAAGGTCACATACATttctgttatcttttttttattgtgtttagacatagtacttttttttttaccaatttacTAATACAGTGCATGGTAACTGATGAGTAAAACACTTGGCTTACAAACCTAAGAGGTCTCAAGTTCAAACCCCAATAAAGACACTGGCATTTTGAACTTCAGGACCTTTTTTAGGATGTCCCTAATTTCATCAAAAACAAACGGGTACTTGATATACATTGAAATGTGCACCTGATATACATTGAAACCTGATATACATTGAAATGGGCACCTGATATACATTGAAACCTGATATACATTGAAATGGGCACCTGATATACATTGAAAACTGATATACATTGAAATGGGCACCTGATATACATTGAAATCCTGATATACATtgaaatgggtacctgacatatattgaaatgggtacctgatatacaTTGAGAAGTAAAGGCGTCTAATCATTGTGCTAGCCAAATGTTATCCTCGTTAACCATTAGCGATGTAAACAGATGAGCTTTTCATCATCTGCtcccatagaccacaaggtctgaaaagggttaCCTTAACTGACCTTGAACTATTGACCGatacaagagaaaaaaagtcaAGTTTTGAGATATTATGTCATATGTGTTGTCAGATGGATTGCACACATGATCAAGCTGATTGGTGAACAGCTAAATAAATCAAGCATCAGAAATATCATTATTACAATGAATCAGTTCTGTGAATGTTAATACAATTGAGTTTTGACTgttcatcatttatttatttatattttgaaactatTTCAAGTTGTTTCTCTACTAATGATTTGTATTCTCAGTTGCTAGATCTATGGGAGAAAAACAAGTATTTCAGTCCAGACACACTTGAGGTGAGTTGTCTTTCTTTGGTATACAACTGATTAGACTTGTAGGAACATTACCAAACTGATCATGAGTCTCCCTATCCATTTCCTCTTAGATCTGATGTCTCCACTATTATTAGCCTTAAAGCTTTGGTCACTTAATTTGATATTGTCCATAATGTGACAGGAATTGACCTAGTCCAGAAATTGGGTAAATAAGGGATGTCATTGTTTTATATTCATATATCGTTTTAATGGAAGTTTATTTCTTCCTACAGAAAATGAAAGATCCTAGCCAGGCTTTGTCTAGTTACCAGGTAAAACACTGTCTTTATGTTCACTGTTTGTGCTATTAGTATGAAGATGGTGAAATTTTGCTTTTCATCTTCTGatgttaatgtttttgtttatacagaatttgttgtttgttattttgtttttttgtctagaAATATAAGTACAATCTATTTAAAAGATGTTTTCATTCTCTTTGGcatacaatttcttttttgaagtaacgtctgtattttataagatagataattttatattatatatgtctaatgttgtttttttcacgtCAATtaatcatcctttttttttgtaggccaATTTAATCACAGAGAATGCCCAGGCAGTCACTGCTATCACTCAAGCTATCCAGCAGCAGTATAGCAATCTAGAGAAACAGCATCAGGACTTTGTGACACATTTGAATGTTCAGCTTGCCACAGCCCAACAGCAGTTGCAGGTTCTGCTTGCACAGACCAACAGTACGTTTTAGgctttaatgctttttttttccctttaatattttaaaagtataccTAAGCCTCCCACAGGCTAAGAATGAAGCAATGGCTCTTCACCAATCTCAATACAGCTGAGGCTGAATGGATCACAAAATCTGTGGGAGTCACTTTGAGCCTTATCTAGTCTCTTCTaatctaagataagataagaaaagccTCAACACTAGTCCTTTAGGGAGTTGAGACTGAAAGCTTAAGACCCCAAGAGTCCTTCATGAAGTACTACCACCTTCGAGGGAGAGTCTGATAGCAAATAGACTATAAAGAGTTGTGCATGATTTGGATAGGGCaccattttttttcatctgcACCCTTCCTCTCAAACACACATGTTGACATGCCATTGGGATgttcagatttatttttttggcttTAGTATGTCGCCATTATGAATATTTCCACATGCATACTAACTTTGAGGCCCAGAAAAACTTCATGACTCCATTTCTGTCAATGAGAAAAATTGCATACTGCACAATAAGCTCAATAAGGTTGAGTCTGGTAAGTTAATAACATACTGTTCAATGTATATGTACTTATCTTCTGCACTTCCAATGCAATATTGTTTTTTGAGCAAAGAATAcagaatttaattatttatcttAATTCTCACTACAATCTTTAGCCTTTATGATTTTAACTGCTTAATCAATTAGAtggagagggggaggggggggggggaattttatccacctacatttatttatatacattacTCAATCCCAGCTTGAAATTTTTGTCTCATTAAATTCTCTGCTTCACAGACTCTGATGAGTGAGTCTTTGGtatgtactttttaaaatgaattgcAATTacctagttaaaaaaaagaataatattttttcttagatGGGCCACCACCAGATGTTGGCGATTTTAATCCAATACCAGGTGGCAATATGGTTGGACAGATCCCAGGTCTGCTGGCCTTTCCACCACCTAATGTTCCAAGTGTGCCAGAACAAGTAAGATGacttaaagttgtttttttttcttcttttacttCCTTAAGTTTTTGATGATATAGCTAGATAAAAAGAGGCATTTTTCATTAGTCTTTATAAATTGCAGGGCTACAACCAAAATGGTGGACCCCCTGGGATGTATGGTGGACTACATCACCAGCCTCAGCAACCACAGCAGTTTGAGTACAACCATGGTTCTAATATGGGTCAGTCAAATTAGAAATCTTCTTCATTGTTTATTGGTATACCTTGTATTCTGTGTCTCAAGTCATGTGGATAGAGACTCAAGATTCTAAGTGTAATACTGCTAACTATAGTCACAATTTTCCTaatataatatgaaaaactacatTCATATTAGCCTCTAGCCTATTGTCACCTGCTAATCTCCAAATATTTGGAGTTGTTTCCCTTATCATACCTGTCTTGTAAATTTACTCATTGCTGATGCTTTAAATAAGCTGTAATGACATTTATCAAACACTTTATGTCAATTTTATACAATGATTGAAATAGTAGCATGGTTTGTTTTCCTGtgtatgtaataaaatttgttcttttatttttgtaacctACATCTTTGTCTTCGCAGCGATGTTACCATCAGATTTGCAAGGTCTGCCTGGTGGGCTCCTGCCCATGCCAGACTTTAGTAAGCCACCACCAGGGTTTCCACCATTGGGGCCTCTTCCTCCAGGTCTTGCTGCCATTATTCCTCAAGTGGACCTTGACCTTACTCCGTCAGTTCCTTACTATGAGTTACCTGCAGGTCTGCTTGCGCCTTTAGTCAGAGTAAGTGTCTTGACTGTTTATACCTGCAGGTCTGTTTGTGCCTTTAGTCAGAGTAAGTGTCTAAACTGTTAATACTTGCAGACTGTTGGACATCATGTGTTACAGCAAGTTCTCTGTCCTACAAAGTTTGTTAACACCAAATGTTTTCATTCATGTCAGTTGATTTCAGTTCTTCCTTGAACATAGCCTGAAAACTTAAGAATCATTatcaaactatttttttgtcTAGGGTTTTTATTTGATGGGAAAGTTTGTCTTTTTCAGAAGATTTGTCCACCTATatgatctcttttttttctcatatcaCATTGCAGACAAAgtcttataattatttttattctatttacaaaatgtatcttttttttaaaacttattttaagtaggcctatagcctaatcttttatttaataaaagatacaaaaaataaataaaaagaatagaGTGAAATTCTGGTCATCTTTGACATTCTGTCTGTATGTTAAAATCATTTCCTCGTATTGACTCTGAATGTTGTTGGAATGTTTCAGCTTGAGGATTTTGAATACAAGCCTCTAGATCCTGAGCACATTCGTCTGCCTCCACCAATGCCTCCAAGTGAGAGACTTTTGGCTGCTGTTGAGGCTTTCTACCAGCCTCCCTCCAGAGAAAGGCCAAGAGATGGGTAGGCTATTGATAAaaatgattagattgaaaactttacattataattatacCCATTGAAGCAGAGACTATTTAAGTTACTCTCAGACCTAGTGTCTTTGTGACAAGACTATAGAGCTGGATTAAGAATCTTTGTTTTTCAGTTTAGACTTTCTATCCAAATCTGAATGttacttgcatttttttttttaaatggctccCTAAGACacatcaaaaaatattttattaattaatttggttGTTTAGTTATTTATTCACAAATTATATACAAGCCTTAGAGATGGAATAGTATCTTCTCTTCTAATTAAAAACAAGTCTTAGAGATGGAACAGTATCTACTCTTCTAATTATATACAAGTCTTAGAGATGGAATAGTATCTTCTCTTCTAATTAAATGAACTTGTAACAGCTGTTCagtaaagaaattatttaaccacatgttttatttttgcttcTTTCCTAGTGATGGCTGGGAGAAACTTGGTTTATATGAATTCTTCAGGGCCAAACAGCGCGCCAGAAGAATGAAAGAGGAAGGCAGATACTCCAGGTCCAGATCACGGTCTATGTCACCTAATTATCTGGAAATGAGTCCTCCACGTCGGAGGTTCAACAGTGAGGAGAGGAGACAACAGTGAggacattttaaaatcattctgTCTGTCCTAATAGAAAATAGTCATGTGTTTGatgttctaaatatttttaaagtgttaAGCTAATAGATAATTAAGCAAATAGATAATGTGTTTTTAATAGGGTTATTGCTAAAAGAATGTTTATTATCTATCATTGAGGTACTCTTCTTATTAGAGACTTTTCCGTATACTATACTTACAAAAGCAAGAGTAACTGTATTAATTTGTCTTGGCATTTACTATAAAAAATGGTTTGGTGTCAGCTGTTTGGAAGACTTAGTTTCCACTAGAGGTGTATCTCTATGTGACGTGTATATATCAGGCATTAAAATGTGGATGTTGATTTATAAATTGACATCTAATGTTTTTAGAAACATTTCTTGATGTGTTTTAAGTAGATGTATTACATGCACAGGAATACTTTTATCTTCTTTAAGATCACGCTCAAGGTCCAGATCCAACTCTAGGTCACCATCACGGAGTCCAAGAAGAAGACAACAGAGATCAAGGTCAAGGTCTCCCATGGGCTACTTACGGTCCAATGATTCACCGTCCGCTGGTCAAGGTCCACCACTAAGGCGATCAATGTCTCATGGAAGAAGTCCCACACCTCCATCTTTTGGGTAGgtttcttttaaaaactttagGAGAGCATCctttcatattaaaaaaaattattgtgatTTTGGTGTAAACCTagttgctatatatatataatatgctatatatatataatatagttgctttttttattacatcATCTATATATAAGTTATTTGTTGTGTTAtcttaaattgtaattttagtaTCTTCCTTTTAGAAATTTGTCTAACAATTTGTCTATT
The DNA window shown above is from Biomphalaria glabrata chromosome 5, xgBioGlab47.1, whole genome shotgun sequence and carries:
- the LOC106066481 gene encoding calcium homeostasis endoplasmic reticulum protein-like, translated to MSNPENLEPEMKNIIDKLANFVARNGPQFEEMTKQKQKDNPKFAFLFGGEFYTYYKFKVASEIAKMNQSQQQQQQQQQQQQQQQQQQQQQQQHIQQQLLPPAVLQPLMPPGRQWPPPTNPVQDQIAQAQAQIVQLQAHIQDQVTQSESNLAAQYQALMQQQQNQIQETIVQNLDDKLNSLLSECDVTMLECNEVVQPIIESCTKDAILAGKNWIMQRTTSEKFCHAIAQYFLKRITAKEAPFQLRLHLIYLINDVMHHCVRRSVENLRLALETVVVPVFCTSSLSADEDKIQKLNKLLDLWEKNKYFSPDTLEKMKDPSQALSSYQANLITENAQAVTAITQAIQQQYSNLEKQHQDFVTHLNVQLATAQQQLQVLLAQTNNGPPPDVGDFNPIPGGNMVGQIPGLLAFPPPNVPSVPEQGYNQNGGPPGMYGGLHHQPQQPQQFEYNHGSNMAMLPSDLQGLPGGLLPMPDFSKPPPGFPPLGPLPPGLAAIIPQVDLDLTPSVPYYELPAGLLAPLVRLEDFEYKPLDPEHIRLPPPMPPSERLLAAVEAFYQPPSRERPRDGDGWEKLGLYEFFRAKQRARRMKEEGRYSRSRSRSMSPNYLEMSPPRRRFNSEERRQQSRSRSRSNSRSPSRSPRRRQQRSRSRSPMGYLRSNDSPSAGQGPPLRRSMSHGRSPTPPSFGSSFSQSPLDSRLGEENKGHQLLKKMGWGGRGLGAGEQGIVDPVEAAEVRDRLDMHKGIGIDLRDPFEQFRKNKSQGFIQRMKTRDEEKPKKRSRFNE